A region of the Procambarus clarkii isolate CNS0578487 unplaced genomic scaffold, FALCON_Pclarkii_2.0 HiC_scaffold_1079, whole genome shotgun sequence genome:
gccacaacagcatctgtaccagcaagtacagccacaacagcaactgtaccagcaaacacagccacaacagcaactgtaccagcaaacatagccacaacagcaactgtaccagcaaacacagccacaacagcaactgtaccagcaaacacagccagaacagcatctgtaccaaaaaacacagccacaacagcatctgtaccagcaaacacagccacaacagcaactgtaccagcaagtacagccacaacagcaactgtaccagcaaacacagccacaacagcacctgtaccagcaagtacagccacaacagcaactgtaccagcaaacatagccacaacagcaactgtaccagcaaacacagccacaacagcaactgtaccagcaaacacagccagaacagcatctgtaccagcaaacacagccacaacagcatctgtaccagcaaacacagccacaacagcaactgtaccagcaaacacagccacaacagcatctgtaccagcaaacacagccacaacagcatctgtaccagcgaaCACAGCCactacagcaactgtaccagcaaacacagccacaacagcatctgtaccagcaaacacagccacaacagcatctgtaccagcaaacacagccacaacagcaactgtaccggcaaacacagccacaacagcaactgtaccagcaaacacagccacaacagcaactgtaccagcaaacacaaccacaacagcaactgtaccagcaaacacagccacaacagcatctgtaccagcaaacatagccacaacagcgactgtaccagcaaacacagccacaacagcaactgtaccagcaaacacagccacaacagcaactgtaccagcaaacacagccacaacagcaactgtaccagcaaacacaaccacaacagcaactgtaccagcaagtacagccacaacagcatctgtaccagcaagtacagccacaacagcaactgtaccagcaaacacagccacaacagcaactgtaccagcaaacatagccacaactgcaactgtaccagcaagtacagccacaacagcatctgtaccagcaagtacagccacaacagcatctgtaccagcaagtacagccacaacagcatctgtaccagcaagtacagccacaacagcatctgtaccagcaaacacagccacaacagcaactgtaccagcaaacacagccacaacagcaactgtaccagcaagtacagccacaacagcatctgtaccagcaagtacagccacaacagcatctgtaccagcaaacacagccacaacagcatctgtaccagcaaacacagccacaacagcaattgTACCAgccaacacagccacaacagcatctgtaccagcaagtacagccacaacagcatctgtaccaacaaacacagccacaacagcaactgtaaaaGCAAACACAGcctcaacagcaactgtaccagcaagtacagccacaacagcatctgtaccagcaagtacagccacaacagcatctgtaccagcaagtacagccacaacagcatctgtaccagcaagtacagccacaacagcatctgtaccagcaaacacagccacaacagcaactgtaccagcaagtacagccacaacagcaactgtaccagcaaacacagtcacaacagcaactgtaccagcaaacagagccacaacagcaactgtaccagcaagtacagccacaacagcatctgtaccagcaagtacagccacaacagcaactgtaccagcaaacacagccacaacagcaactgtaccagcaaacatagccacaacagcaactgtaccagcaagtacagcaacaacagcaactgtaccagcaaacacagccacaacagcatctgtaccagcaaacacagccacaacagcatctgtaccagcaagtacagccacaacagcatctgtaccagcaaacacagccacaacagcaactgtaccagcaaagacagccacaacagcatctgtaccagcaagtacagccacaacagcatctgtaccagcaaacacagccacaacagcaactgtaccagcaaacacagccacaacagcaactgtaccagcaagtacagccacaacagcatctgtaccagcaagtacagccacaacagcatccgtaccagcaagtacagccacaacagcatctgtaccagcaaacacagccacaacagcaattgtaccagcaaacacagccacaacagcaactgtactagcaagtacagccacaacagcatctgtaccagcaagtacagccacaacagcaactgtaccagcaaacacagccacaacagcaactgtaccagcaaacatagccacaacagcaactgtaccagcaaacacagccacaacagcaactgtaccagcaaacacagccagaacagcatctgtaccagcaaacacagccacaacagcatctgtaccagcaaacacagccacaacagcaactgtaccagcaaacacagccacaacagcatctgtaccagcaaacacagccacaacagcatctgtaccagcaaacacagccacaacagcaactgtaccagcaaacacagccacaacagcatctgtaccagcaaacacagccacaacagcatctgtaccagcaaacacagccacaacagcaactgtaccagcaaacacagccacaacagcaactgtaccagcaaacacagccacaacagcaactgtaccagcaaacacaaccacaacagcaactgtaccagcaaacacagccacaacagcatctgtaccagcaaacatagccacaacagcgactgtaccagcaaacacagccacaacagcaactgtaccagcaaacacagccacaacagcaactgtaccagcaaacacagccacaacagcaactgtaccagcaaacacaaccacaacagcaactgtaccagcaaacacagccacaacagcatctgtaccagcaaacatcgtcgtctcccccggtgttcgtgagacaagtagccgtctacacctctggctagcgtcgtcttccccggtgttcgtgagacaagtagccgtctacacctctggctagcgtcgtctcccccggtgttcgtgagacaagtagccgtctacacctctggctagcgtcgtctcccccggtgttcgtgagacaagtagccgtctacacctctggctagcgtcgtctcccccggtgttcgtgagacaagtagccgtctacaccggattcacgaaatatttatattttcgacacgctattcttaatttttatagataatatttagcggtatgcagttattattcctttctttaggatcatgttgtatttcttgaatagtggttatatcttagtgttcttatgagaatgtggattttctcatgtttggattcagacgcctatagtgtcgaaaacggctcggattgcagttgttgttgttgttgttagaagaggaagcctcgtggatctgttctatatatacagcttaggtcaactgctagcagccgtggagtgaggacgtttaccgaccctccgtggctgttggagttgtttgctgttttggtcgccaggtggtgtgagcgtctctgccctaccagttttgttgcctgcctggctacgttgacgtggcagttctgacatggggggccatcttcctcctgttcagcgtgtgaactccgtgggcctggagttcacttgtaaggctggttatccgaccatcgagatggtgatgtgtgacatgcttcgtgtcccggtggaagctgtttacggtgtggagctagttacggcccatcattaagttcgtgagggaggacgagtaccgggacttcctccgtcggtacggggggcgtacgttgccgttgccagacgatgccgactctgtggcgatttcggaccgcagtggtgccctgacttatgtcagtgtccatggtgcgcccctggagttccctgatgacctcctccggcgttacttcggggggtttggtactgttgtcagcgtgcgggtgaacacgctctcctcggggcggtatgctgggaggcgaacagacattcgcacgttggggatgcgcctgcggtcggatataccttcttctgtccggcttatgggatactacgtccgggtgtattatgcccggcagcctcgtacctgtttccggtgtggcctgttggggcatcaggctgccgggtgctctgaggccccagctgctcctgtcaacttgttccgcgacgaggatatcccgccgctccctctggcggcagtctccggtgatgttgatgaggtggtgcgcgtcccgtctgctgctggagcttccccggcggcgcctgccgttcctccggttgttgccgtccctcctccggttgttgccgtccctcctccggttgttgctgtccctcctccggttgttgctgtccctcctccggttgttgccgtccctcctccggttgttgccgtccctcctccggttgttgctgtccctcctccggttgttgccgtccctcctccggttgttgccgtccctcctccggttgttaccgtccctcctccggttgttgccgtccctcctccggttgttgccgtccctcctccggttgttaccgtccctcctccggttgttgccgtccctcctccggttgttgccgtccctcctccggttgttgccgtccctcctccggttgttgccgtccctcctccggttgttgccgtccctcctccggttgttgctgtccctcctccggttgttgccgtccctcctccggttgttgctgtccctcctccggttgttgccgtccctcctccggttgttgctgtccctcctccggttgttgccgtccctcctccggttgttgccgtccctcctccggttcttgaggtaccgtcggttggtctgcctgatcctgtcgctgtcccagctgctcccgtggccctccctggagctccctgtgtgacgtcactgtcttctccctcgtcttctgatgctgcgcctggccctgtgtccgtgactcgggtcccggatgtgctgggtgctggggtggctgcggagcctcctgctgtgtgtggcccggttcctcctgtggtagaggctgctgccgtcctggcgttggttccttcggctcgtggtacccgtgtttctgggtcacttaccggctctgacgatatccggccggtgcccaaacgttcccggcgttcgtcttctgcctgggccgacgttggtgacttcagtgactgtggggcttcgggtgttgacagtgtggatacggatgggtcgatgtctccgcggttcgtggtggcggaggtccatgtgcctgccggtgctggtgcctgtgtctcggacgtgccttcggttcgttCTTCGCCGGGggactccacagtggggggtggtggtttccgctgccagggatggtgtggactctggtgctgggcgtggcctggtggtgacgttacggaaggatgcgcgccgtccgggttccctgctgtcgtctggtggtgtgcccggggccgcgggtacccctgtggtgcgggtgcgcgttggggccctgggggacgtgttgccggcgtctgtgatgccaccgggtcactggtcgaagattgccgagttactgctgtctgacggaccgaagTGCTTTCgaggggggcaagttcccttcctgtgggggcgagtggtgacttctcgcctcatgagttctaccatctgggtccccagtttgcaggtgtttgttgccccggttccggatgttatggcgtccccggtggatggacgagacccttggcaatgggtgctctgggaggcgttcaatgtaagattcccgcgggccaagttcccgggcagtaTGTGCTCggatttcttgtgtatttgctctgacatgctgtgtgcccttctggctgtttgtttgccctgttctattctgtgcttctgcctctccctttgtgcatagctttgccgtgtggcatattagtttctagtgcttggcgtcactcgtttcgcgttttggcttggcgtttcgccttttctggctttgcgattcacccttcacgggtacgccggggcgcatccgatcccacgatcgtcgtcgcccctaactcaacaacaacaacaacaacatatatacagcttaaaccacgtggtctcttttccttccagtcatctgtagatataaacctacaattcctgtataacaggctatgtgttttgtttacatatatgtgtgtgtgcgtaactacctaaatgtacttacatgacgagagctacgctcgtggtgtcccgtctggatttatattacaataaatgtataacttgagaataatttctgtttaggacaaaggttcatttccctgtttgtcagtaggctatcactgaaaccgtaatatgctttcggaccatcgcaaatacttagataactaccgaggtggtctgagagggcggttcgtgtatgcttcccagtgtgtatgtgcgggcgtacatatgtgctggaatgcgtctattacgcccgagtgtttattgatgaacactcatgagtttggcggtgctatgagtccatggaaggcatgagtgtgttggccaaatatgagtgtgtgtgtatgtgtacctcacgagtgtcatgaggcataggagcgtgggtgacacaggctcgcagactgcacatgtgcctgtgcagcatactcatatgggaagcatagacgtgagggtttcatacacacgtcacacacacacacacacacctgctagcggcatacaagtgtgtgtgaggcactcagatgtaggggggggggaggtgagtgccactggcctcagatggcagatgaggagttatgaggaaagggcagatgagtggggggggggtcctggagtgaagaggcaggtggatgaggatgaaagtgtaggtggatgagggggaaggggaaactactgtggaccctctcacctgctgacatttcacaccaacctccacccactcactcacccctctcacagtccattcactctcactcaccctctcttacagtccaatcactctcactcaccctctctcacagtcccctcactctcactcaccctctctcacagttctctcactcaccccccaaaaccacatatttctaaacacccagcctcatatgtaccaatatcacatgccacacccgtcatctcacacatcatcgtcatttccccccccctagtatctgtggtcctccacacctacatgatctcccacacctgcaccaacacccacacctgtgtctcctcccacacctgggtgacccacactaacctgagacaaagcctttaacagccgagtggtgGGACAGTCGGAGTGGCTGTAGGCGGcccagctcctccctcccccccccccccacactcatgaCAGACAGCTCAGTAATCTCAACATATCCACCAAAACAATAATTTATTGCAAATAAGGAAAGCAATAGAAAATTAGGAAGAATCAACAGGACCAACAAAAAACGAAATTGGTTTGCTGTTTATGCAAATGGTAGGCACCCACAAACCTTCACGCCGTTTTCTATGACACGGAGTAAAGTAATGAGTAATTTATAGTCTATAGATTCTAAGTACAACATTACGAAAAGTCTTGTTACTTCTAATGAGATAACTAGGCCTTTTTATGAGGGAAAATGGGTAAGGGTAgaactaattattttgaaaagttcattgggcggagttgttagaatagtgttgtgagggggaagAGGCTTAGTGATCTTTAAGATCACTAAGACAGTCTTTACTAAGTCTTGGATGGACGGTGTCCAGTTCAGCCTTAAGTGAGTCAGCCTTTTGGATGACGCCAGCATCCAGTGAGTCATATTAGAGTCGTAGATTAAcgcccatacgcacacacacacagccggtggccaagtggacagcacgctggacacgtgatcgtgtggttgcgggttcgatcccgggtgccggcgagaaacgatgggcagtttcttttaccctgaatgcctctgttacctagcagtaaataggtacctgggagttagacagctgctacgggctgcttcctgtgtgtgtgtgtgtgtgtgtgtgtgtgtgtgtgtgtgtgtgtgtgtgtgtgtgtgtgtgtgtgtgtgtgtgctcacctagttgtgtttgcgggggttgaactctggctctttggtcccgcctctcaacaggtgtacagattcctgagcctactgggctctatcatatctacacttgaaactgtgtatggagtcagcctccaccacatcacttcctaatgcattccatttgtcaaccactctgacactaaaaaagttctttctaatatctctgtggctcatttgggcgctcagtttccacctgtatccccttgtgcatgtgccccttgtgttaaatagcctgtctttatctaccttatcaattcccttgagaatcttgaatgtggtgatcatgtcccccctaactcttctgtcttccaacactgtgtgtgtgtgtgtgtgtgtgtgtgtgtgtgtgtgtgtgtgtgtgtgtgtgtgtgtgtgtgtgtgtgtgtgtgtgtgtgtgtgcgcataagaggctggtacataagctggagagataggcaggtgtagctggtaaggtgctccagtggataagggagtatctaagcaataggaagcagagagttacggtgagggggtgagacctccgattggcgtgaagtcaccagtggagtcccacagggctctgtactcggtcctatcttgtttctgatatatgtaaatgatctcccggagggtatcgattcatttctctcaatgtttgcggacgctgctaaaattatgagaaggattaaaaccaaAGAGGACtttttgaggtttcaagaagacctagacaagctgaaggaatggtcgaacaaatggttgttagagtttaacccaaccaaatgtaatgtaatggagataggtgtagggagcaggaggccagatacaaggtatcatctgggagaggaaattcttcagaagtcaaagaaggaaaaagacttgggggttgatatcacgccagacctgtctcctgcagcacatatcaagaggataacatcagcgttatatgccaggctggccaacatacgaacggcattcagaaacttgtgtaaagaatcattcagaactttgtataccacataagtcaggccaatcctggagtatgcagccccagcatggagtccatatctagtcaaggataagactaaactggaaaaggttcaaatgtgtgccaccagactagtacccgagctgaggggtatgagctacgaggagagactatgggaattaaacctcacttcgctggaagacagaagagttaagggggacatgatcaccacattcaagattctgaagggaattgataaggtagataaagacagtctatttaacacaaggggaacacgcactaggggacacaggtggaaactgagtgcccaaatgagccacagagatattagaaagaacttttttagtgtcagagtggttgacaaatggaatgcattaggaggtgatgtggtggaggctgactccatacacagtttcaagtgtagatatgatagagcccagtaggctcaggaatctgtacacctgttgattgacggttgagaggcgggaccaaagagccagagctcaacccccgcaaacacaactaggtgagtacacacacacacacacacacacacacacacgtcagttagcctaaattctccaa
Encoded here:
- the LOC138362022 gene encoding uncharacterized protein, with translation AVVAVLAGTDAVVAVLAGTVAVEAVFAFTVAVVAVFVGTDAVVAVLAGTDAVVAVLAGTIAVVAVFAGTDAVVAVFADAVVAVFAGTDAVVAVFAGTVAVVAVFAGTDAVVAVFAGTDAVVAVFA